A window of the Virgibacillus pantothenticus genome harbors these coding sequences:
- a CDS encoding DNA/RNA non-specific endonuclease — protein sequence MIKVNCWLAVDIDDYLPDDEGGHLIARIFKGSGDLDNLVPMNGNLIGKSLRIRGGYALNLVMK from the coding sequence GTGATAAAGGTAAATTGTTGGTTAGCGGTCGATATAGATGATTATTTACCTGATGATGAAGGCGGTCATTTAATTGCGAGAATCTTCAAAGGTTCTGGAGATCTTGATAACCTTGTTCCGATGAATGGAAATTTAATTGGAAAAAGCTTGAGAATACGTGGGGGGTATGCCCTTAACTTGGTGATGAAGTAA